In the Sandaracinus amylolyticus genome, CTGCTGCATCACCTGCCCCGTGAACGCGAAGTGCGGCACGATCGGCCGCACTTCGACGTTCTCCGGACCGAAGCCTGCGCCGAAGATCGGCGGCACTCGGTACGCGAGGCACTCGTCGACGCCCGGGATCATCCCGAGGCGCGCCTGACGATCGACGAGCGACCCACGCAGCCACTCGTCCTGCAGCTCGACGCGCTCGAGCGCGCGCTCCAGCTCCGTCTCGCTGTCGGCGATCCGCAGCAGCACGCCTTCGGAGAGATCGAGCAGGTGGATCGAGCCGTCGCGATCGCGGAGCATCGCATCGCCCCACGTCGTCACGCGCCAGACCTCGAGCGACGGCCCTACGAGCCAGCGCCAGTCCTTCAGGATCTCGTCGCTCGAGACGGTGATGCGAGCGAAGTACGCGCGGAACGACAAGCGCGATCTCCTCGGCGTGAAACGCAGAACGCCGCCCCGAGGGGCGGCGTTCCGGACTGCATCGTTGCTTTGCGGGGGCCGGATTTGAACCGACGACCTTCGGGTTATGAGCCCGACGAGCTACCAGGCTGCTCCACCCCGCGACGGGTGTGTATCGATGAGAGAGAGGTTGATTGCGGGGGCCGGATTTGAACCGACGACCTTCGGGTTATGAGCCCGACGAGCTACCAGGCTGCTCCACCCCGCGTCAGGTGGAGCGCTGTTATAGTCAGCGCCCACGGGGCGTCAAGCGCGATCGCTTGCTCGTCGCACGCTCGCTCGACGCACCCTCGTCGCCACGCGCACGCGCGCTCTTCGCGCGACCCGTGCTGGACGATCCGCGCTCGCGCTTCACGCCCTCGTCGGCACGCGAACGCGTCGCGCTCGCGCCGCGCTTCGGCTTCGCCGCCGCCTTGCTCGCGACACCACGCGCGCGC is a window encoding:
- a CDS encoding DUF1851 domain-containing protein is translated as MSFRAYFARITVSSDEILKDWRWLVGPSLEVWRVTTWGDAMLRDRDGSIHLLDLSEGVLLRIADSETELERALERVELQDEWLRGSLVDRQARLGMIPGVDECLAYRVPPIFGAGFGPENVEVRPIVPHFAFTGQVMQQVKALPPGARISKQTVDGKDPGTLAPKRPWWRFW